A window of the Thunnus albacares chromosome 15, fThuAlb1.1, whole genome shotgun sequence genome harbors these coding sequences:
- the LOC122998890 gene encoding cytolytic toxin-beta-like isoform X3, giving the protein MAGEKDCSIPSFNRDTFLQYWVDLTLDPDTANSKLKVSLDKKGVERVDVPQNKDGNPKRFLHFPELLCEQGLTGRNYWEIKWEGPQGVGIAVSYEIIPRDTDGDECRLGRNTYSWSLEDIVVREFMHDNVRNDKITTPICSFNNRVGVYLDTEAGILQYFSVTPDLEDMTLLYEAPRSEEKFTEALFPGFWIVNDTKMTLCPKEHYNCA; this is encoded by the exons ATGGCAGGAGAAAAGGACTGTTCCATCCCCTCCTTCAACAGAGACACCTTCCTACAAT ATTGGGTGGATCTGACTCTGGACCCTGACACAGCTAACTCCAAACTCAAGGTGTCTTTAGACAAAAAAGGAGTGGAGCGGGTCGATGTTCCCCAAAACAAAGACGGGAACCCCAAAAGATTCCTTCATTTCCCCGAGCTGTTGTGTGAACAGGGTCTGACTGGGAGGAACTACTGGGAGATAAAATGGGAGGGACCTCAGGGGGTTGGAATAGCAGTCTCCTATGAAATAATCCCGAGGGATACTGACGGTGATGAGTGTAGACTTGGCCGTAACACTTACTCCTGGAGTTTAGAGGACATTGTGGTGCGTGAGTTCATGCATGATAATGTCCGCAACGATAAGATTACTACCCCCATCTGCTCCTTCAATaacagagtaggagtgtacctagACACCGAGGCAGGCATCCTGCAGTACTTCAGTGTCACCCCTGATCTGGAGGACATGACCCTCCTGTATGAGGCACCACGATCTGAGGAAAAATTCACAGAGGCTCTTTTTCCAGGGTTTTGGATAGTTAATGACACAAAGATGACCCTTTGCCCCAAAGAGCATTACAACTGTGCTTAA
- the LOC122998890 gene encoding cytolytic toxin-beta-like isoform X2 — protein MSKMAVNAKMAGEKDCSIPSFNRDTFLQYWVDLTLDPDTANSKLKVSLDKKGVERVDVPQNKDGNPKRFLHFPELLCEQGLTGRNYWEIKWEGPQGVGIAVSYEIIPRDTDGDECRLGRNTYSWSLEDIVVREFMHDNVRNDKITTPICSFNNRVGVYLDTEAGILQYFSVTPDLEDMTLLYEAPRSEEKFTEALFPGFWIVNDTKMTLCPKEHYNCA, from the exons ATGAGCAAAATGGCTGTTAATGCAAAG ATGGCAGGAGAAAAGGACTGTTCCATCCCCTCCTTCAACAGAGACACCTTCCTACAAT ATTGGGTGGATCTGACTCTGGACCCTGACACAGCTAACTCCAAACTCAAGGTGTCTTTAGACAAAAAAGGAGTGGAGCGGGTCGATGTTCCCCAAAACAAAGACGGGAACCCCAAAAGATTCCTTCATTTCCCCGAGCTGTTGTGTGAACAGGGTCTGACTGGGAGGAACTACTGGGAGATAAAATGGGAGGGACCTCAGGGGGTTGGAATAGCAGTCTCCTATGAAATAATCCCGAGGGATACTGACGGTGATGAGTGTAGACTTGGCCGTAACACTTACTCCTGGAGTTTAGAGGACATTGTGGTGCGTGAGTTCATGCATGATAATGTCCGCAACGATAAGATTACTACCCCCATCTGCTCCTTCAATaacagagtaggagtgtacctagACACCGAGGCAGGCATCCTGCAGTACTTCAGTGTCACCCCTGATCTGGAGGACATGACCCTCCTGTATGAGGCACCACGATCTGAGGAAAAATTCACAGAGGCTCTTTTTCCAGGGTTTTGGATAGTTAATGACACAAAGATGACCCTTTGCCCCAAAGAGCATTACAACTGTGCTTAA